The following are from one region of the Gossypium hirsutum isolate 1008001.06 chromosome D03, Gossypium_hirsutum_v2.1, whole genome shotgun sequence genome:
- the LOC107950511 gene encoding malate dehydrogenase, glyoxysomal, giving the protein MQETNNSRVNQRIATISAHLNPPSFSHMEGSSGLGRADCRAEGGSTGFKVAILGAAGGIGQPLSLLMKMNPLVSVLHLYDVVNTPGVTADISHMDTGAVVRGFLGQQQLEEALTGMDLVIIPAGVPRKPGMTRDDLFNINAGIVKTLCEGIAKCCPNAIINLISNPVNSTVPIAAEVFKKAGTFDPNRLLGVTMLDVVRANTFVAEVMGLDPREVDVPVIGGHAGITILPLLSQVKPPCSFTQKEIDYLTNRIQNGGTEVVEAKAGAGSATLSMAYAAVQFADACLRGLRGDADIVRCAFVASHVTELPFFASKVRLGRCGVEEIYPLGPLNEYERVGLEKAKKELETSIEKGVAFVKK; this is encoded by the exons ATGCAGGAGACCAATAATTCTCGAGTCAACCAACGAATTGCAACAATCTCGGCTCATCTCAACCCACCCAGTTTTTCCCACATGGAGGGTAGTTCGGGTTTGGGTCGAGCTGACTGCCGAGCCGAAGGTGGGTCAACTGGTTTCAAGGTGGCGATTTTGGGAGCGGCAGGTGGGATAGGGCAACCGTTATCATTGTTGATGAAGATGAACCCTTTGGTTTCTGTTCTTCATCTTTATGATGTGGTTAACACTCCTGGTGTTACTGCTGATATTAGCCACATGGATACTGGAGCTGTG GTTCGTGGATTTCTGGGGCAACAGCAATTGGAGGAGGCTCTAACAGGAATGGACCTTGTAATTATTCCAGCTGGAGTTCCTAGGAAACCTGGAATGACAAGGGATGATCTTTTCAACATCAATGCTGGAATTGTTAAGACACTGTGTGAGGGAATAGCTAAGTGCTGTCCCAATGCTATTATCAATTTGATTAGTAATCCTGTTAATTCCACCGTTCCGATCGCCGCAGAAGTTTTCAAGAAAGCTGGCACCTTTGATCCAAACCGACTTCTGGGAGTCACAATGCTTGATGTTGTGAGAGCCAATACGTTTGTG GCGGAAGTCATGGGTCTTGATCCGCGGGAGGTTGATGTTCCAGTTATTGGGGGACATGCAGGGATTACTATTTTACCTCTTCTATCTCAG GTTAAGCCTCCATGCTCTTTCACCCAAAAAGAAATCGATTATCTGACAAACCGCATTCAGAATGGTGGTACAGAAGTCGTTGAG GCAAAGGCTGGTGCTGGGTCTGCAACATTATCGATG GCATATGCTGCGGTTCAATTTGCCGATGCATGTCTTCGGGGCTTAAGAGGAGATGCTGACATTGTTCGATGTGCATTTGTGGCTTCTCAT GTGACTGAATTGCCCTTCTTCGCATCCAAGGTAAGACTCGGTCGTTGCGGAGTTGAGGAAATATACCCTCTTGGCCCACTAAATGAGTATGAGAG GGTTGGCTTGGAGAAGGCGAAGAAAGAACTAGAAACTAGCATTGAGAAGGGGGTTGCCTTTGTCAAGAAATGA